The following coding sequences are from one Electrophorus electricus isolate fEleEle1 chromosome 22, fEleEle1.pri, whole genome shotgun sequence window:
- the LOC113568672 gene encoding cytochrome P450 2B4-like isoform X2 yields MQSLFRYVDWVSAGLALLVLLLSLLLLEVFRMTSSRSCTPPGPTPLPFLGNMHQILRDPMAHIRLMSQYGEMCTMHLGRKPIIVLNSMELMKEAYIHKGTVFSGRPFMPLFDWITHGYGIVSVTYGNAWMVQRRFVLHTLRNFGLGKKSVEERVNEETQYLIQEFQQHEGNPFYPIHPIMNAVSNIICSIVFGERFDYNNKRFAQLLELLNENIRVAGGPAAQIFNLFPFIKHFPGPHQKIYRNACALIEFVQESVVEHRNTLDPENLRDFIDTYLVEISKHKSTVNSTFHDANLIMTALDLFFGGSDTTATTLRWGLIFMMDNSNVQERCHEEIVGVLGYDRAPSMDDRSRLPYTYATVHEIQRLGNILPLGVAHETTQPTQLRGYNIAKGTMIMTNLTAVFTDKEYWKHPETFNPENFLDEEGQFCKHEHFIPFSLGPRVCLGESLARTELFLFFTSLIQHLQFSWPPGAPRPNMDGNMGIIRTPYPFNTCCRSREPTH; encoded by the exons ATGCAGTCTTTATTCAGATATGTGGACTGGGTCTCTGCTGGCCTAGCACTGCTGGTGCTCCTGCTCTCCCTGCTCCTGTTGGAGGTCTTCAGGATGACCTCCTCTAGGAGTTGCACTCCTCCAGGACCCACCCCACTGCCATTCCTGGGAAACATGCACCAGATATTGAGGGATCCAATGGCCCACATCAGATTG ATGAGCCAATATGGAGAGATGTGCACCATGCACTTGGGCAGAAAGCCAATCATTGTGCTGAACAGCATGGAGCTCATGAAGGAAGCGTACATTCACAAAGGCACTGTATTTTCCGGAAGGCCGTTCATGCCTTTATTTGATTGGATCACCCACGGGTACG GTATTGTGTCGGTCACGTATGGTAACGCATGGATGGTGCAGCGACGCTTTGTGCTGCACACGCTGCGTAATTTCGGTCTGGGGAAGAAGTCTGTGGAGGAGCGTGTGAATGAGGAAACACAGTACCTCATCCAAGAGTTCCAGCAGCACGAGG GGAACCCTTTTTACCCCATCCACCCCATTATGAACGCCGTTTCCAACATCATCTGCTCTATCGTGTTTGGAGAGCGCTTCGACTACAACAACAAGCGCTTTGCTCAGCTGCTGGAACttctgaatgaaaacattcGAGTAGCTGGTGGACCTGCAGCACAG ATCTTCAACCTGTTCCCCTTCATAAAACACTTCCCAGGGCCACACCAGAAGATCTACCGCAATGCTTGTGCCTTAATAGAGTTCGTCCAGGAGTCCGTGGTGGAGCACAGGAACACTCTCGATCCAGAAAACCTGCGGGACTTCATCGATACCTACCTGGTGGAAATAAGCAAG CACAAGTCGACAGTTAATTCCACGTTCCATGATGCGAACCTGATTATGACGGCATTAGACCTCTTCTTTGGTGGCAGTGACACTACGGCGACCACTCTCCGCTGGGGTCTCATTTTCATGATGGACAACTCCAACGTCCAAG AGCGCTGTCATGAGGAGATCGTTGGTGTGCTGGGCTATGACCGTGCTCCCAGCATGGACGACCGCTCACGTCTCCCGTACACCTACGCCACCGTCCATGAGATCCAGCGCCTTGGCAACATTCTGCCCCTCGGCGTGGCTCACGAGACAACACAGCCCACCCAGCTACGGGGGTACAACATCGCCAAG ggaacaaTGATCATGACTAACCTAACTGCAGTCTTCACTGACAAAGAGTACTGGAAGCACCCAGAAACATTCAACCCAGAAAACTTTCTGGATGAGGAAGGGCAGTTCTGCAAACACGAACACTTCATCCCCTTTTCTTTGG GTCCGAGGGTGTGTCTCGGTGAATCTCTGGCGAGGACAgagctcttcctcttcttcacctCTCTGATTCAGCACCTGCAGTTCTCCTGGCCCCCAGGAGCTCCGCGTCCCAACATGGACGGCAACATGGGTATAATCCGTACTCCGTACCCGTTCAACACCTGCTGTCGCAGTAGGGAGCCGACCCACTGA
- the LOC113568672 gene encoding cytochrome P450 2B4-like isoform X1, with protein sequence MQSLFRYVDWVSAGLALLVLLLSLLLLEVFRMTSSRSCTPPGPTPLPFLGNMHQILRDPMAHIRLMSQYGEMCTMHLGRKPIIVLNSMELMKEAYIHKGTVFSGRPFMPLFDWITHGYGIVSVTYGNAWMVQRRFVLHTLRNFGLGKKSVEERVNEETQYLIQEFQQHEGNPFYPIHPIMNAVSNIICSIVFGERFDYNNKRFAQLLELLNENIRVAGGPAAQIFNLFPFIKHFPGPHQKIYRNACALIEFVQESVVEHRNTLDPENLRDFIDTYLVEISKQHKSTVNSTFHDANLIMTALDLFFGGSDTTATTLRWGLIFMMDNSNVQERCHEEIVGVLGYDRAPSMDDRSRLPYTYATVHEIQRLGNILPLGVAHETTQPTQLRGYNIAKGTMIMTNLTAVFTDKEYWKHPETFNPENFLDEEGQFCKHEHFIPFSLGPRVCLGESLARTELFLFFTSLIQHLQFSWPPGAPRPNMDGNMGIIRTPYPFNTCCRSREPTH encoded by the exons ATGCAGTCTTTATTCAGATATGTGGACTGGGTCTCTGCTGGCCTAGCACTGCTGGTGCTCCTGCTCTCCCTGCTCCTGTTGGAGGTCTTCAGGATGACCTCCTCTAGGAGTTGCACTCCTCCAGGACCCACCCCACTGCCATTCCTGGGAAACATGCACCAGATATTGAGGGATCCAATGGCCCACATCAGATTG ATGAGCCAATATGGAGAGATGTGCACCATGCACTTGGGCAGAAAGCCAATCATTGTGCTGAACAGCATGGAGCTCATGAAGGAAGCGTACATTCACAAAGGCACTGTATTTTCCGGAAGGCCGTTCATGCCTTTATTTGATTGGATCACCCACGGGTACG GTATTGTGTCGGTCACGTATGGTAACGCATGGATGGTGCAGCGACGCTTTGTGCTGCACACGCTGCGTAATTTCGGTCTGGGGAAGAAGTCTGTGGAGGAGCGTGTGAATGAGGAAACACAGTACCTCATCCAAGAGTTCCAGCAGCACGAGG GGAACCCTTTTTACCCCATCCACCCCATTATGAACGCCGTTTCCAACATCATCTGCTCTATCGTGTTTGGAGAGCGCTTCGACTACAACAACAAGCGCTTTGCTCAGCTGCTGGAACttctgaatgaaaacattcGAGTAGCTGGTGGACCTGCAGCACAG ATCTTCAACCTGTTCCCCTTCATAAAACACTTCCCAGGGCCACACCAGAAGATCTACCGCAATGCTTGTGCCTTAATAGAGTTCGTCCAGGAGTCCGTGGTGGAGCACAGGAACACTCTCGATCCAGAAAACCTGCGGGACTTCATCGATACCTACCTGGTGGAAATAAGCAAG CAGCACAAGTCGACAGTTAATTCCACGTTCCATGATGCGAACCTGATTATGACGGCATTAGACCTCTTCTTTGGTGGCAGTGACACTACGGCGACCACTCTCCGCTGGGGTCTCATTTTCATGATGGACAACTCCAACGTCCAAG AGCGCTGTCATGAGGAGATCGTTGGTGTGCTGGGCTATGACCGTGCTCCCAGCATGGACGACCGCTCACGTCTCCCGTACACCTACGCCACCGTCCATGAGATCCAGCGCCTTGGCAACATTCTGCCCCTCGGCGTGGCTCACGAGACAACACAGCCCACCCAGCTACGGGGGTACAACATCGCCAAG ggaacaaTGATCATGACTAACCTAACTGCAGTCTTCACTGACAAAGAGTACTGGAAGCACCCAGAAACATTCAACCCAGAAAACTTTCTGGATGAGGAAGGGCAGTTCTGCAAACACGAACACTTCATCCCCTTTTCTTTGG GTCCGAGGGTGTGTCTCGGTGAATCTCTGGCGAGGACAgagctcttcctcttcttcacctCTCTGATTCAGCACCTGCAGTTCTCCTGGCCCCCAGGAGCTCCGCGTCCCAACATGGACGGCAACATGGGTATAATCCGTACTCCGTACCCGTTCAACACCTGCTGTCGCAGTAGGGAGCCGACCCACTGA